In Rubrivirga marina, the following are encoded in one genomic region:
- a CDS encoding response regulator has product MTTPSPQAAEPAWIARRSCAPRRRRALLADTDEPTLTIVGHRLSRAGFSVRTERTGPDALDAVLEAAPDVVVAASRLPGLDGLRLFERLRDEMEAPPPVVLVFWPGNAAAVATALDAGVADVIVRPLSLVEAVSRIRRFVPV; this is encoded by the coding sequence GTGACGACTCCCTCCCCGCAGGCCGCTGAGCCGGCCTGGATCGCGCGCCGTTCGTGCGCCCCGCGTCGCCGCCGCGCGCTCCTCGCCGACACCGACGAGCCGACGCTGACCATCGTGGGGCATCGGCTCTCGCGCGCCGGCTTCTCGGTGCGGACGGAGCGGACCGGCCCGGACGCGCTCGACGCCGTGCTGGAGGCAGCCCCCGACGTGGTCGTGGCGGCCTCGCGGCTCCCGGGGCTCGACGGGCTCCGGCTGTTCGAGCGGCTCCGCGACGAGATGGAGGCCCCACCGCCCGTCGTCCTCGTGTTCTGGCCGGGCAACGCCGCGGCCGTCGCGACGGCGCTCGACGCCGGCGTGGCCGACGTCATCGTCCGCCCACTGTCGCTCGTCGAGGCCGTCTCCCGGATCCGACGCTTCGTCCCGGTTTGA
- a CDS encoding HEAT repeat domain-containing protein yields MGAGIPDVSEHALAAAAAALLVVSTVLVGLVALAAVGLNRWAWWSERRRVAREARWTPRLLGLLDGEIAPESFASGLRRGQRADMLRFLITYAVRLRAADRQRLAKAAAPLLPYARRRLASWSPERRAFAVRALGLLSVRTPLVTLGTALRDPSRRVALAAARALAQSRSPRAAPIMLTGLSRFGGAHTANVASLLAQFGLRAGAPITAALVHPRTDARARVAAIEALRQLSYVPAAEPARALLESPRLDAEVKGAVLRLLAEVGGAREAAAVRPFVDSSEDILRIHAVGALGRLQCGPEDAVRLRRALRDPNVWVARQASEALGQPVPRPTPPRVQPVPSEASS; encoded by the coding sequence ATGGGCGCCGGGATCCCCGACGTCTCGGAGCACGCGCTCGCGGCGGCCGCCGCGGCGTTGCTCGTCGTGTCGACGGTCCTCGTCGGGCTCGTGGCGCTGGCGGCGGTCGGGCTCAACCGATGGGCGTGGTGGAGCGAGCGGCGTCGCGTGGCCCGGGAGGCCCGGTGGACGCCGCGTCTCCTCGGGCTGCTCGATGGCGAGATCGCGCCCGAGTCGTTCGCGTCGGGGCTCCGGCGGGGCCAGCGGGCCGACATGCTCCGGTTCCTCATCACGTACGCCGTCCGCCTCCGGGCCGCGGACCGGCAGCGGCTGGCGAAGGCGGCCGCGCCGCTCCTCCCGTACGCGCGCCGCCGGCTGGCCTCGTGGTCGCCGGAGCGCCGCGCGTTCGCCGTCCGCGCCCTCGGGCTGCTCAGCGTGCGGACGCCGCTCGTCACGTTGGGAACGGCGCTCCGCGACCCGTCGCGGCGCGTGGCCCTCGCCGCGGCGCGCGCGCTCGCCCAGTCGCGGAGCCCACGCGCCGCCCCCATCATGCTGACCGGGCTCTCGCGGTTCGGCGGGGCGCACACGGCCAACGTCGCGTCGCTCCTGGCGCAGTTCGGGCTCCGAGCGGGCGCCCCGATCACGGCCGCGCTCGTCCACCCGCGGACCGATGCCCGGGCCCGTGTCGCGGCCATCGAGGCGCTCCGGCAGCTGAGCTACGTGCCCGCCGCCGAGCCGGCCCGCGCTCTCCTCGAGTCCCCCCGCCTCGATGCCGAGGTGAAGGGGGCCGTGCTCCGGCTCCTCGCCGAGGTCGGCGGCGCCCGCGAGGCCGCGGCCGTCCGCCCGTTCGTCGACAGCTCGGAGGACATCCTGCGCATCCACGCCGTCGGCGCGCTGGGGCGGCTCCAGTGCGGGCCGGAGGACGCCGTCCGCCTCCGTCGCGCGCTCCGCGACCCGAACGTGTGGGTCGCTCGCCAGGCCTCCGAGGCGCTCGGCCAGCCCGTCCCCCGCCCGACGCCGCCGCGCGTCCAGCCCGTCCCGAGCGAGGCCTCCTCATGA